Proteins from a single region of Dyadobacter fanqingshengii:
- a CDS encoding Uma2 family endonuclease: MKSTETVIWQDWDLSQIINGEEIMSPSPKSFHQIASRNLHRILDRYVVEQDLGEMLAAPLDVIFEDDYNRLQPDLIFIAKRQKNIIQDWIRGVPDMVVEIVSKSTVKMDTVVKKEIYERYGVQEYWLLKPEKRILEIYTLTDERYKLHASFGEDDVVSSPLFHDLAFKLNIIF; the protein is encoded by the coding sequence ATGAAAAGCACAGAAACAGTTATTTGGCAGGACTGGGATCTTTCTCAGATTATCAATGGGGAGGAAATTATGTCTCCTAGTCCCAAATCTTTTCATCAAATAGCATCGCGCAATTTGCACAGGATACTTGACAGGTATGTCGTAGAGCAGGATTTAGGCGAAATGTTGGCTGCTCCGCTGGATGTAATTTTCGAAGACGACTATAACCGGTTACAGCCCGATCTTATTTTTATTGCAAAGCGCCAAAAGAACATTATTCAGGATTGGATCCGTGGTGTTCCCGATATGGTGGTTGAAATCGTGTCAAAAAGCACTGTAAAAATGGACACGGTCGTTAAAAAAGAAATCTATGAGCGCTACGGCGTGCAGGAATACTGGCTTTTGAAACCGGAAAAGCGGATTCTGGAAATTTACACGCTAACCGATGAGCGCTACAAACTGCATGCTTCATTCGGCGAAGATGATGTCGTTAGCTCACCATTATTTCATGATTTGGCGTTCAAGTTGAACATTATATTCTAA
- the ligA gene encoding NAD-dependent DNA ligase LigA: protein MNPEQQIQELVDKLQHLNYKYYQDNVSEVSDFEFDKLLKQLKELEDQYPELRQEDSPTLRVGGTITKNFNTVYHRYPMLSLDNTYNEQELRNFDDRVRRGLDGEPYEYICELKFDGISLSFTYENGVLVRGVTRGDGTRGDEITNNVKTIRSLPLRVKAENVPPVFEIRGEGFMPITSFQKLNEEMDTLGENQYANPRNAASGSFKLQDSAETARRGLDCYLYSFLTDTAFFKSHEESLLGLKSWGFNVSPGWKKVQTIDEVLEFIHEWEEKRLTLPLATDGIVVKINSFEQQRELGFTAKSPRWAISFKYKAENKPAVLRMVTYQVGRTGAVTPVANLCDISERALPYNKVKGVHLSGTRVKRATLHNANELLRLGIEIGDTVFVEKSGEIIPKITGVDISQREKYPTEPLIFPTHCPECNSELQRNEGEVAFFCPNDSHCPPQLKGRIEHFIHRKAMNIESLGEGKIELLFDLDLVRTPADLYDLTPETLLGLEKNILNEETGKVKKISFREKTVENILNGIALSKTIPFKNVLFALGIRFVGATVAEKLAAYFKSMNALRLATYDQLIAVPEIGGRIAESIASYFDVPENQQLVARLQAAGIQMESDEKPVELESDMLEGKTFVISGVFENFERDDLKLKIEVNGGRVLSGVSGKLNYLLAGANMGPAKLEKARKLGVTILSEEEFLAMIENK from the coding sequence ATGAACCCAGAACAGCAAATACAGGAGCTTGTAGACAAACTGCAGCATTTGAACTATAAATATTATCAGGATAATGTTTCCGAAGTCTCGGATTTTGAATTTGATAAGCTGCTGAAACAGTTAAAGGAGCTGGAAGATCAGTATCCTGAACTTCGGCAGGAAGATTCTCCAACATTGCGGGTAGGCGGCACGATTACGAAAAACTTCAATACGGTTTACCATCGCTATCCCATGTTGTCGCTCGACAACACTTATAATGAACAAGAGTTGCGGAATTTCGATGACCGTGTGCGCCGTGGATTGGATGGAGAGCCTTATGAATACATTTGCGAGCTGAAATTTGATGGCATTTCCCTCAGTTTCACGTACGAAAACGGCGTGCTCGTGCGTGGCGTGACGCGTGGCGATGGCACGCGCGGGGATGAGATTACTAACAATGTAAAAACCATTCGTTCACTGCCGTTAAGGGTTAAGGCTGAGAATGTTCCACCGGTTTTTGAGATTCGCGGCGAAGGTTTTATGCCCATTACTTCGTTCCAAAAACTAAATGAGGAAATGGACACTTTGGGTGAAAATCAATATGCTAACCCTAGGAATGCGGCTTCCGGATCATTTAAATTGCAGGATTCTGCGGAAACCGCACGGCGTGGACTGGATTGTTATCTCTACTCATTTTTAACCGATACAGCATTTTTCAAAAGCCACGAGGAAAGCTTGCTGGGGCTTAAATCATGGGGTTTTAATGTTTCCCCCGGCTGGAAAAAAGTGCAGACCATTGATGAAGTCCTGGAATTTATCCATGAATGGGAAGAAAAACGGCTGACGCTTCCGCTTGCAACGGACGGAATTGTGGTCAAAATCAATTCTTTTGAACAGCAGCGTGAGCTTGGTTTCACAGCCAAAAGCCCCCGCTGGGCCATTTCATTTAAATATAAAGCTGAAAATAAACCCGCCGTCCTGCGCATGGTCACGTATCAGGTCGGGCGCACGGGAGCCGTTACGCCGGTTGCGAACCTTTGCGACATTAGCGAACGTGCGTTGCCCTATAATAAAGTAAAAGGCGTTCACCTGTCGGGAACGCGCGTGAAGCGGGCAACATTGCACAATGCGAATGAGCTGCTAAGGCTGGGCATTGAAATCGGTGACACCGTTTTTGTTGAAAAAAGCGGTGAGATCATTCCGAAAATCACCGGCGTAGACATTTCACAGCGCGAAAAATATCCGACGGAACCGCTTATTTTCCCAACACATTGTCCCGAATGCAACTCCGAATTACAACGAAATGAAGGCGAAGTCGCGTTTTTCTGTCCCAACGACAGCCACTGCCCGCCGCAGCTGAAAGGCCGGATCGAGCATTTCATTCACCGCAAAGCGATGAACATTGAAAGTCTGGGCGAAGGAAAAATAGAACTGCTCTTCGATCTCGATCTCGTGCGCACGCCAGCCGATTTGTATGATTTAACCCCTGAAACGCTTCTTGGTCTTGAAAAAAATATCCTGAATGAGGAAACAGGGAAGGTCAAAAAGATCAGCTTTCGCGAAAAAACGGTGGAAAACATTCTGAACGGCATCGCACTTTCGAAAACGATTCCTTTTAAAAATGTGCTTTTCGCGCTGGGAATCCGGTTTGTAGGCGCAACGGTGGCTGAAAAGCTCGCTGCTTATTTCAAATCCATGAATGCATTGCGGTTGGCCACTTATGACCAATTGATTGCCGTTCCGGAAATTGGTGGACGCATTGCGGAAAGCATTGCTTCTTATTTTGATGTGCCTGAAAATCAGCAGTTAGTGGCACGTTTACAGGCTGCGGGCATTCAAATGGAAAGCGATGAAAAGCCTGTTGAGCTGGAAAGTGACATGTTGGAAGGTAAAACTTTCGTGATATCGGGCGTTTTTGAAAATTTTGAAAGGGATGATCTCAAATTGAAGATCGAAGTGAATGGCGGACGGGTGCTAAGTGGCGTTTCGGGAAAACTGAATTACTTGCTGGCTGGTGCAAATATGGGGCCTGCCAAGTTGGAAAAAGCCCGGAAACTGGGCGTTACCATTCTGAGCGAGGAAGAATTTTTAGCGATGATCGAGAATAAATGA
- a CDS encoding OmpA family protein yields the protein MNKGILINAFFLLSAVFINQGYCQQILWANKVLGYSSENRPAQYGHAFRAKQILGIPNKLPDFGNSPCAWMPADPDGRNEEWIKVGFEKTIPLKQVAIAENFNPGAIARVYAYDESGKEFLISDASAGQLTVRGRMFRIFPKQQNILANAIKIVLQPSKVSGANQIDAIGISDGVQPIEAIINIAKGPLLKTKRENMGSAINSIGQEVAPIISPDGKTLFFTRGNFLGNVGTSETQDIWYSKLNEKNVWGQAVNMGPPLNNAADNAVTSISADGKTIYVINVYNPDGSMALGLSRCFQTKTGWSFPKEYKINNLRESITASNKGKQVESMETTVSPYGNVMIISVERSDTEGKKDLYVSFLQSDDSWSEPLHLGNVVNTADYEGTPFLALDNKTLYFSSHGHSGYGAGDLFLTRRLDDTWVNWSKPENLGPVINTPLWDAYFNVPATGEYAYFSASEKVSGQEDIFRVRLTPETRPDPVAIVTGTILEAETDKAVRSDLIAAFKKNNEVFTKATFDPETDEYRLILPLKEIYRITASEKGYFPFTEEIDLSKDTTLRNIRKNLYLQPIKAGQQIRLSSTMFAQSSAEVIRSSYAELDRIVTAMTDYPAMEILLEGHTDNQGEVQKNVKLAEDRVQQVKKYLLSKGIVAKRIQTKAWGPAKPIASNLTEQTRQKNRRVEFTILKI from the coding sequence ATGAATAAAGGAATACTCATCAATGCTTTTTTTCTGCTTTCGGCAGTTTTTATAAATCAAGGATACTGTCAGCAGATTTTGTGGGCCAATAAAGTGCTGGGTTATTCGTCCGAGAACAGGCCCGCGCAATACGGACATGCTTTTCGTGCCAAACAAATCCTGGGCATTCCCAACAAGCTTCCCGATTTCGGCAACAGCCCTTGCGCATGGATGCCCGCTGACCCGGATGGCCGGAATGAAGAATGGATTAAAGTGGGTTTTGAAAAAACAATCCCCCTGAAACAAGTTGCTATCGCCGAAAATTTCAACCCTGGTGCCATAGCGCGCGTGTATGCATACGATGAGTCGGGTAAAGAATTTCTGATTTCTGACGCATCTGCCGGGCAGCTGACAGTCAGAGGGAGAATGTTCCGGATCTTTCCAAAACAACAAAATATTCTTGCTAACGCCATCAAGATCGTGTTGCAGCCCTCAAAAGTTTCGGGGGCCAACCAAATTGATGCCATCGGGATATCGGATGGGGTTCAGCCTATTGAAGCGATTATTAACATTGCAAAAGGCCCGTTGTTGAAAACCAAGCGCGAAAATATGGGCTCTGCCATTAATAGCATAGGGCAGGAAGTGGCGCCTATCATTTCCCCCGACGGCAAAACGCTCTTTTTTACGCGCGGCAATTTTTTGGGCAATGTCGGCACTTCCGAAACGCAGGACATTTGGTATTCTAAACTAAATGAGAAGAATGTGTGGGGACAGGCTGTAAATATGGGCCCTCCGCTCAATAATGCAGCTGATAATGCTGTCACCAGCATATCAGCCGATGGGAAAACAATTTACGTTATTAATGTATATAACCCCGATGGTTCCATGGCATTGGGATTGTCGCGCTGTTTCCAGACAAAAACCGGCTGGTCTTTTCCCAAAGAATATAAAATAAATAACCTGCGCGAAAGCATTACTGCCAGCAACAAGGGAAAGCAGGTTGAAAGTATGGAAACCACGGTTTCCCCTTACGGAAATGTCATGATCATTTCCGTCGAGCGCAGTGATACGGAAGGGAAAAAGGACCTTTATGTTTCCTTTCTTCAATCGGATGACAGCTGGTCCGAACCGTTGCATTTAGGAAATGTGGTCAACACCGCCGATTACGAAGGCACGCCTTTTCTGGCACTGGACAACAAAACCCTGTACTTTTCATCCCACGGCCACAGCGGTTACGGAGCGGGCGACCTCTTCCTGACCAGGCGACTGGACGACACCTGGGTCAACTGGTCAAAACCCGAAAACCTTGGCCCGGTAATCAATACGCCACTTTGGGACGCGTATTTCAATGTTCCGGCGACGGGGGAATATGCCTATTTCAGTGCGAGTGAAAAGGTTTCAGGCCAAGAGGACATTTTCAGGGTAAGACTCACGCCTGAAACGCGCCCTGATCCGGTTGCGATCGTCACGGGAACAATCCTGGAAGCAGAAACAGACAAAGCGGTGCGCTCTGACCTTATTGCTGCGTTTAAGAAGAATAATGAAGTTTTTACCAAAGCTACATTTGACCCGGAAACGGACGAGTATCGACTCATTTTGCCATTAAAGGAGATTTACCGCATTACCGCTTCCGAAAAAGGCTATTTTCCTTTCACAGAGGAAATCGATCTGTCAAAAGACACCACGCTCCGGAATATCCGGAAAAACCTCTATTTGCAACCGATCAAAGCCGGTCAGCAGATCAGGCTGAGCAGCACCATGTTTGCACAAAGCAGTGCAGAAGTAATCCGCTCTTCATACGCGGAGCTGGACAGGATCGTAACTGCCATGACCGATTATCCTGCCATGGAAATTTTGCTGGAAGGGCATACAGACAATCAGGGGGAAGTTCAGAAAAATGTGAAGCTGGCGGAAGACCGTGTCCAGCAAGTGAAAAAATATCTTTTATCCAAAGGAATCGTGGCTAAAAGGATCCAGACAAAAGCCTGGGGTCCAGCCAAACCCATCGCCAGCAACCTTACGGAACAGACGCGCCAGAAGAACCGGAGGGTTGAGTTTACAATTCTTAAAATCTAA
- the rpe gene encoding ribulose-phosphate 3-epimerase: protein MAEIAPSILAADFANIQRDVEMLNASQADYIHVDIMDGMFVPNISFGMPVCEAVYKHATKPLDVHLMIEQPDRYLEAFKKAGANFLTVHYEACPHLHRTIQHIKELGALPGVALNPHTPVEVLSEILGDVSLVLIMSVNPGFGGQKFIQNTYQKIARLQALKEKFGYTFKIEVDGGVNLDNAPLLVKEGVNILVAGSFVFSAENPLKTIADLKSS, encoded by the coding sequence ATGGCTGAAATTGCCCCTTCCATACTTGCTGCCGACTTTGCTAATATTCAACGGGATGTAGAAATGCTGAACGCGAGTCAGGCGGATTATATACATGTGGATATCATGGACGGCATGTTTGTGCCCAACATTTCATTCGGGATGCCCGTTTGTGAAGCCGTTTACAAGCATGCTACCAAGCCGCTGGACGTACATTTAATGATCGAGCAGCCGGACCGATATCTCGAAGCATTCAAAAAGGCAGGTGCGAACTTCCTCACTGTGCATTATGAAGCTTGTCCGCATTTGCACCGGACTATTCAGCACATTAAGGAATTAGGGGCATTGCCAGGCGTTGCATTAAATCCGCATACGCCCGTAGAAGTGCTTTCTGAGATTTTGGGTGATGTTTCTTTGGTGCTGATCATGTCCGTAAATCCGGGATTTGGTGGTCAAAAATTCATTCAAAACACTTATCAAAAAATAGCTAGGTTGCAGGCTTTGAAAGAAAAATTTGGCTATACATTCAAGATTGAGGTGGATGGCGGCGTTAATCTTGACAATGCGCCGTTACTGGTTAAAGAAGGCGTGAATATTCTGGTTGCAGGAAGCTTTGTTTTTAGCGCGGAAAATCCGCTGAAAACGATTGCCGACCTGAAATCCAGCTGA
- a CDS encoding apiosidase-like domain-containing protein, which produces MKWLRYFIFSILAASGLAAVNVSQKSEQAVPKFPLRISPNGRHITDNNGVPFLMVADVAWQMLRKLGYNDAIQYMDTRKSQSFNTFLVQLLPALPNQRNFNKTLPFQDNDISRPNKLYFDYFDKIIAAAKERNLVVGIVVSRKSWNALFDAQNAAVWKNYGAYVGKHFAKYSNVIWIVSEEEYQTAAQFEAIADGIRSVSEGQILASLSTCSPTSVNDSSKVRSDLKFIIPDSTVTPAEYAALANWQKNSAEAALRPFLIANSEFPKEITDQSVLIRNQAYQSIMSAAAGFCHMSTIKNFNPTWKVNIGKDGAEYIHELVKILKGIPWEYMQPENVSELLPDSADKAEIGIVSLSNKKMSMLYLPESRPVRLNLNYLNGKDFGAVWYSPRTGKRWTGGDFKATPEAIVQPPDSQPGWDWILLIGAKR; this is translated from the coding sequence ATGAAGTGGCTCAGATACTTCATTTTCAGCATTTTGGCAGCATCCGGTCTGGCAGCTGTAAATGTCTCTCAAAAGTCTGAACAGGCTGTCCCTAAATTTCCTTTGCGGATCAGCCCCAATGGTCGCCACATTACGGATAACAATGGTGTCCCTTTTCTGATGGTCGCCGATGTTGCCTGGCAAATGCTCCGGAAGCTGGGTTATAATGATGCCATCCAATACATGGATACGCGCAAGTCGCAGTCGTTCAACACATTCCTGGTGCAGCTTTTGCCCGCGCTTCCGAATCAGCGGAATTTTAACAAAACACTTCCTTTCCAGGATAATGATATTTCACGGCCTAACAAGCTCTATTTCGATTATTTCGACAAAATCATTGCCGCTGCGAAGGAGCGTAATCTGGTCGTAGGCATTGTAGTTTCCCGTAAAAGCTGGAATGCGCTTTTCGATGCGCAGAATGCGGCGGTCTGGAAAAATTATGGCGCTTATGTTGGCAAACATTTCGCTAAATACAGCAATGTGATCTGGATAGTGAGCGAAGAGGAATATCAAACTGCCGCCCAATTTGAAGCCATTGCTGACGGGATCCGGTCCGTTTCTGAGGGACAAATTCTGGCCTCGTTAAGCACATGCTCACCTACGAGCGTGAACGACAGCTCAAAAGTTCGTTCGGATTTAAAATTCATCATTCCAGATTCCACCGTCACGCCTGCTGAATATGCGGCATTGGCCAATTGGCAGAAAAACTCTGCGGAAGCTGCATTAAGGCCGTTTCTGATCGCAAATTCGGAATTCCCAAAGGAAATTACGGACCAATCCGTTTTGATCCGTAACCAGGCTTATCAATCCATTATGAGCGCCGCCGCGGGTTTTTGCCATATGAGCACAATCAAAAATTTCAACCCTACCTGGAAAGTAAACATTGGTAAGGACGGCGCGGAATATATTCATGAGCTTGTCAAGATCCTGAAAGGCATTCCGTGGGAATATATGCAGCCCGAAAATGTCTCCGAACTGCTTCCTGACTCGGCAGATAAAGCCGAAATCGGCATTGTTTCCCTTTCCAATAAAAAGATGTCGATGCTCTATTTGCCCGAATCCCGGCCTGTCCGGTTGAACCTGAACTATCTGAACGGGAAAGATTTTGGGGCAGTTTGGTATAGTCCTCGCACAGGCAAAAGATGGACCGGCGGTGATTTTAAAGCTACGCCCGAGGCTATCGTCCAGCCACCCGACTCGCAGCCCGGCTGGGATTGGATACTCTTGATCGGTGCAAAAAGATAA